CGGAAACCGCACGCCTGATCTTCAAGGGCGGGCGCGACGACATCAAGAGCCCCAGAGATCTCGACGGCAAGACCTATGGCGGCTTCGGCGGTACCTGGGAAAGCGCGCTGGTCTCGGCGATGATCCGCAATGACGGCGGCAAGGGCGACGTCAAGACCGTCACCCTCGGCACCTCCGCCTATGAGGCGCTGGACAATGGCTCGATTGATTTCACGCTGGAGATCTACACCTGGGAGGGCATCGCCGCCGAGCTGGAGAACCGGAAGATCAGCCGCTTTCATTATTCCGATTACGGCATTCCCGACGAGCAGACGACGGTCATCGTTTCCAGCGACGCTTATCTCTCGGCCAGTCGAGAACACGCGCGCGCCTTCATCCAGGCCACACGTCAAGGCTATGTCTACTCCATCGACCATCCCGACGAAGCCTGCGACCTGCTGATATCAGGAAGCAACGGTGCGCTGATGAACACGGAACTGGTAAAAGCATCTCAGAAGGCGTTGATCGAAGGCCATTTCCTGAGATCTGAGGCCGGGGTGATCGGCACCCTTGACCCGGCAAAGGCCGATGCCATCGGCGGCTTCCTGGTCGAGAACGGCATCCTCGTCGATGCGAATGGCGTCGTGCTCAAGGAGAAGCCGGATTTTTCCACCTATTATACCAACGAACTCCTCGGCTGAGCCCGCCCCGGCCTTGCCGACGCGGCCTTCCGCGGCAATGCTTCGGGCCTGGCGGTTCGAGCCGAATAGGGCAGGGCGGGGAACGACATGCGAGCACAAGACAGACTGGCCGGAGCCGACTTTCTGCGCGCGATTGCCTGCTTGTTGGTGCTCGCGCATCATCTCGCGCTCCGGCTGGATATGCGCAGAATTCCGGACGAATTGGCGGCGACGGCAAACGTCCTCCGCTTCGGCAATTTCGGCGTCGCCATCTTCTTCGTGCTCAGCGGCTTTCTGCTTGCCCGCCCCTTCTGGCACGCTCTCGACGCCGGCGGCGCCATGCCGAACCTTGGGCACTACGCCATCCGCAGGTTGGCACGCATTGCTCCGGGCTTCTGGTTCGCCGCCAGCGTCAGCTTCGTCCTCAGCCTGACACTGCTTGCCCTGCCGCTAACACCGGAACTCGTCGTCCGCTACGTCTCGGGACTACTGTTCATGAGCCAGTGGCATTGGCGCACGTTTTTTCCCGTCGAAGCCGATGGGCCGCTCTGGTCCATTCCCTTCGAGGTGACCAGCTATTTGCTCCTGCCGGTCGGCTTTTTCCTGCTGTTTCGCTTGCCGCTGCTGCGGCGACGTCCGTTCTTCGCCCGCGCCGCCTGGCTCGGCGTCGTTGCGGTCGTCCTTCTTGCCCATCTGGTGATCCTGAGGCTCTTTGCGCTCGACGATATCGGGCGTGGCTGGGCATATGGCCTGCAGGGCGGGGCGAAGGAATGGATGCCTAACTATAATCCGATCGGCTTCTTTGCCGTCTTCGCGCTCGGCGCGCTTGCCGCCGGCATCGAAGTGATGTTGCCGGCTAGACGCTCTCCCTGGTTCGATGCCGCAGCACTCCTGGCCCTTGCGATTGCCGGTTACCGCCTCCTCATATCCCCCGGTGGCTCGGCCGAAGGTTACGGCTGGCTTGACATCCCTTATGGATTTCCGGTCTTCCCACTGGCCGTCGCAACAACGCTCATTTCACTCAGCCATTCGCAGGGTCTGGGCAGGCTGCTTGATAACGCTCCTATCCGCTACGTCGCCAAAATCTCCTTCGGCATTTACATCTGGCAGGAGATCATCCTGACATTGATCCAGAGACTCGCCCCCGGTTCGTTCGGGGCCGCCTCGGTGAATGTGGTCACCGGCTGGCTGCAATCCTGCACACTGACGGCGGCGCTGATTTTTCTGGTGGCAAGCCTCAGTTATTATCTGTTGGAACGACCGGCAATCGACTTGGGTAACCGCCTGACATCGCGCCGCCTGATCGGGCTACTCCTTTAAAAGTATAATTTCGAATACCACTCAACTAGAGGCATTAGAGTTAACGCGAAGTACTCCCATTTTTGGCGTCTTTATGCTTACCGATTTCTTATTTATAACGATGACAAACCATACGTAAGCATGTATCTGTCTCCCCGCTGTTCAGTATCGCATCTAAACTTCTGGGCTTTGAGTAATGAATGCTTTTACTTCGAAGATAAGTTCACGCTTCGATTCGTCTCAGCGTCAGAACAAAATCCGGGCCCTGGTGGTAGCGAACTCCAACATTCGCCAGCCGGACAGCTATTCCGGCGTCGAAGGGAAGGCGGCTCTGCGATTGGCCGTAAAGCGGCTGATCGACATCGTCATCTCGGCCAGCGCTCTCCTCGTGCTGGCGCCGCTTTTCCTGGCAATCGCTCTTTTCATCAAACTCGACGATGGCGGCCCCGTTTTCTTCCGTCAGATCCGTTGGGGCCTGAACGGCCGGAAGATCACCGTCTTCAAGTTCCGCTCGATGCACACCGACGCTTGCGATCCCAGCGGCATCCAGCAAACCGTCAAGGGCGACAGGCGGGTGACCGGCATCGGCGCTCTGCTCCGCAGGACCAACATTGATGAGCTGCCGCAGCTTCTAAACGTCCTCAGGGGCGACATGTCCCTGGTCGGTCCGCGCTGCCATGCCATCAACATGCGCGCGGCCGGCAGGCTCTACGAAGAATTGGTGCCGAACTACCACCATCGCCACATCATGCGCCCCGGCATCACCGGCCTCGCGCAGACACGCGGCTGGCGCGGACCGACGGCGCGCCCGCTGCAAGCCCGGGCTCGCATCGCCTGCGATATCTATTATGTCAGGAATTTCAGCCTGCTGCTCGATCTGAAAATTCTGTTCAAAACGCTGGTCATCGAGTTGCGCGGCGGCACCGGCTTCTAGTGAGAGTCTGCCCGGTTCAAAGCATCGCGCGCAAAGATGTGCGGCCACGAAAACGACTGCGCAAAACAAAGCGCTAAAGCGCGAGAGGCGAATCTGAAAGATCGCGACATGCTTCAGCACATCGACCCAAATCAGAAAACACTATCGGTTTATTAAGGGCCGCAGCGCCTTTGCGCGCCTTGGAGATGGACGGCGCGGCAAGTGTGGCCTCTTCGTTATAAGCCGGGCAAAAACGGCTTTGAACGCCTGCTCTTTCTTTCAAGCTCTTCGATGATGTCGCTTCGACCTTGGCTCGAAGACAACAAAACAAAAAAGCGGCCTTCGAGGGCCGCCTTTCATTGATGCTGTCGGTGTGGTCAATCCTGCTGGACGATGCCACGAAGATGCGTCAGTTCCATGATGAAGTGCTCGAGCCTCGACTTGTGCTCATGCAGCTCGGCATGTTCGAGCTCCTTGCGGGCAGCCTCGATGCGGCGGGTCAGTTCGTCCTTATGGAGTTCCTCGACCGGAACGGCGGATTCGGCCAGCAGCGTGCAGCCCGTCGGCAGAATATCGGCAAAACCGCCGAATACCACATAGTCCTGCTTCTTGCCGGAAGCCGAACGCACGCTCACCACGCCCGGCTTGATTGTCGTCATTGTCGGCGCGTGGTTCGCCATGACGGTCATCTCACCCTCGGTCGCCGGAACGACAACCTCCGTCACCATCTCCGACAGCAGCAGACGCTCCGGCGAAACGAGCTCAAAGTTGAAATTGTCAGCCATCAGTGACTTACCTTCTCGGCTATGGCTTTTGCATCTTGCAAATTTGTCCCGCAGAACGGGCAGTGCAGTATGGCCTGGTCGAGATATCCGAGGCCCTCCTCGGTCTGAACCAGTCCGACAACCATCATCAGCACGCCATTATCGGCACGATAGACAGTTGGCGCGGCCGGTTCCGGAAGTTCTGCCACGACCCCGTTGAGGGAGTCGCAGCAGAATATCTCGTCCTGGGCGTCGCTCATCAAGCGGCAGCGAGCTTCTTGGCCTTCTCGATAGCTTCGTCCATCGAACCGACCATATAGAACGCGGCTTCCGGCAGATTGTCGTATTCGCCGTTGACGAGGCCCTTGAAGCCCTTGATCGTGTCTTCGAGGGCAACCAGCTTGCCCGGCGAACCGGTGAACACTTCTGCGACGAAGAACGGCTGCGACAGGAAGCGCTCGATCTTGCGGGCGCGGGCGACGGCGAGCTTGTCTTCTTCCGACAGTTCGTCCATGCCGAGGATGGCGATGATGTCCTGCAGGGCCTTGTAGCGCTGCAGCGTCGACTGAACCTTACGGGCCACTTCGTAGTGCTCTTCGCCGACAACCATCGGGTCGAGCATGCGCGAGGTGGAGTCGAGCGGGTCGACCGCCGGATAGATGCCCTTTTCAGCAATCGAGCGCGACAGAACCGTCGTTGCGTCCAAGTGGGCGAACGAGGTTGCCGGCGCCGGGTCGGTCAAGTCGTCGGCCGGAACGTAAATGGCCTGGACCGATGTGATCGAGCCCGTCGTTGTCGTGGTGATGCGTTCCTGCATCTGACCCATATCGGTTGCAAGCGTCGGCTGATAGCCCACGGCCGAAGGAATACGGCCGAGCAGAGCCGACACTTCGGAACCTGCCTGCGTGAAGCGGAAGATGTTGTCGACGAAGAACAGAACGTCCTGGCCCTGGTCGCGGAAATGTTCTGCGACGGTCAGGCCGGTCAGAGCGACGCGAGCGCGGGCGCCCGGCGGTTCGTTCATCTGGCCGTAAACAAGCGCAGCCTTGGAGCCTTCGCCGCCACCATGCTTGTTGACGCCCGATTCGATCATTTCGTGGTAAAGGTCGTTGCCTTCGCGGGTACGCTCACCCACGCCTGCGAAGACCGAATAACCACCATGCGCCTTGGCGACATTGTTGATCAGTTCCATGATGAGAACGGTCTTGCCGACGCCGGCGCCGCCGAACAGGCCGATCTTGCCGCCCTTTGCGTAAGGAGCGAGAAGGTCGACGACCTTGATACCGGTGACGAGGATCTGCGCTTCCGTAGACTGCTCGACATAGGCAGGAGCGTCCTGGTGGATGGCGCGTTTGTGAGCGGTGTTCAGCGGCCCTGCTTCGTCGACCGGCTCGCCGATGACGTTCATGATGCGGCCGAGCGTTTCATCGCCGACCGGAACCGAGATCGGAGCGCCGGTATCGATGACCTGCTGGCCGCGAACGAGACCTTCGCTCGAGTCCATCGCGATCGTGCGGACTTCGTTTTCGCCCAGATGCTGAGCGACTTCGAGAACCAGGCGATTGCCGTTGTTGTCGGTTTCAAGCGCGTTCAAGATCGCCGGCAGTTCGCCTTCGAAAGCAACGTCGACGACGGCGCCGATAACCTGGGTGACTTTGCCGACAGAGCGGGTAGCTGCCTCAGCCATTTTCTTACCCTCTTTTCCTAACTCAGAGCGCTTCCGCGCCCGAAATGATTTCAATCAGTTCCTTGGTGATCTGAGCCTGACGCTGACGGTTGTAGCTCAGCGTCAGCTTGTTGATCATCTCACCGGCATTGCGCGTCGCATTGTCCATGGCGCTCATTTTGGCGCCCATCTCGCCTGCGACGTTCTCCAGGAGCGCGCGGAAGATTTGGACGGAGATGTTGCGCGGGATCAGATCGCCGAGAATCGACGCCGGATCCGGCTCGTATTCGTAGACGGCGCCTGCATGTTCTGCATCTTCGGCGACGGCCTCAGGAGCCTTGGCCGGGATCAGCTGCTGCGCGGTCGGCACCTGGCTGATTACCGACTTGAATTCGGAGTAGAACAACGTGCAGACGTCGAACTCGCCGGCGGAAAACATCTCGATGACGCGCTTGCCGATTTGGTCGGCATTCTCGAAACCGATCTTCTTGACTTCGCGCAATTCCTTGCGCTCGATGATCAACGGCGCAAATTCGCGGCGAAGGATGTCGTAACCCTTCTTGCCGACGGTGAAGATCTTCACCGTCTTGCCCTCTGCCAGCAGCTTGCGGATATGGTCGCGTGCAAAGCGGGCAATCTGCGAATTGAAACCGCCGCAGAGACCGCGTTCGGCCGTGCAGACCACCAGAAGATGGACCTTGTCCTGGCCGCTGCCGGTCATCAGCGCCGGTGCGCCATCCGCATCGGTGACGGCCTTGGCGATATTAGCCAGAACCGCACCCATGCGCTGCGAATAAGGCCGGGCGGCCTCGGCCGCCTCCTGCGCACGCCGAAGCTTCGCCGCGGCGACCATTTTCATCGCCTTGGTGATCTTCTGCGTCGCCTTGACGGAGGCGATCCGGTTTTTCAGATCCTTAAGTGAAGGCATCCGTTGTCCGTCCTAACCTAGGCCGATTACTGGAAAGACTTGGCGAAGCTATCGAGAGCAGCCGTAAGCTTGCCCTTGGTATCGTCGCTGATAGCCTTTTCCGTGCGGATTGCGTCGAGGATGGCGGAGCCTTCCGAGCGCAGATAGGACAACAGGCCCTGTTCGAACTTGCCGACCTGTGCGACCGGCAGCTTGTCGAGATAGCCGTTGACGCCGGCGAAGATCACAGCGACCTGCTCTTCCGTCTTCAGCGGCGAGAACTGCGGCTGCTTCAGGAGTTCCGTCAGGCGTGCACCGCGGTTCAGCAGGCGCTGCGTCGCAGCGTCGAGGTCCGAACCGAACTGGGCGAAGGCGGCCATTTCGCGGTACTGGGCGAGTTCGCCCTTGATCGAGCCGGCGACCTGCTTCATCGCCTTGATCTGGGCCGACGAACCGACGCGGGAAACCGAGAGACCAACGTTAACGGCCGGGCGGATACCCTGGTAGAACAGGTCGGTTTCGAGGAAGATCTGACCGTCGGTGATCGAGATCACGTTGGTCGGGATGAAGGCCGACACGTCGTTGCCCTGCGTTTCGATGACCGGGAGAGCTGTCAGCGAACCGGCGCCCTTGTCGTCGTTCATCTTTGCAGCACGCTCGAGCAGGCGCGAATGCAGGTAGAAAACGTCGCCCGGATAGGCTTCGCGGCCCGGCGGACGGCGCAGCAGCAGCGACATCTGGCGATAGGATACGGCCTGCTTCGACAGGTCGTCGTAACCGATCAGCGCGTGCATGCCGTTGTCGCGGAAATATTCACCCATGGCGCAACCGGCGAACGGAGCCAGGAACTGCATCGGCGCCGGGTCGGATGCCGTCGCGGCAATGATGATCGAATACTTCAGCGCGCCGCGCTCTTCGAGCACCTTGACGAACTGGGCAACGGTGGAGCGCTTCTGGCCGACGGCGACGTAGACGCAGTAAAGCTTCTCGCCTTCCGGACCGTTGTCGTGAATGGCCTTCTGGTTGAGGAAGGCATCGAGCAGGATCGCGGTCTTGCCGGTCTGGCGGTCGCCGATGACAAGCTCGCGCTGACCGCGGCCGACCGGGATGAGCGCGTCGATGGCCTTGAGGCCGGTCGACATCGGCTCATGAACCGACTTGCGCGGAATGATGCCCGGAGCCTTGACGTCGACGCGCGAACGGCGGGTCGCATTGATCGGGCCCTTGCCGTCGATCGGATTGCCGAGCGCGTCGACGACGCGGCCGAGCAGCTCAGGACCGACCGGAACGTCGACGATGGCGCCGGTCCGCTTGACGGTGTCGCCTTCCTTGATGTCGCGGTCGGAGCCGAAAATAACGACACCGACGTTGTCAGATTCAAGGTTCAGAGCCATGCCGCGGATGCCGCCGGGGAACTCGACCATTTCACCGGCCTGGACGTTGTCCAGACCGTAAACGCGAGCAATACCGTCACCGACGGAGAGAACCTGGCCGACTTCCGAGACTTCTGCCTCTTTGCCGAAATTTTTGATCTGGTCTTTGAGAATTGCGGAAATTTCCGCGGCGCGGATATCCATCAGCCGACCTCTTTCAATGCAAGCTTAAGGGTAGAGAGTTTGGTACGAAGAGACGTATCAATCTGACGGGACCCGACCTTGACGATCAGACCACCAAGAATTGACGGATCAACCGTGACGGCAATCGCCACGTCTTTGCCGGTGACGCCCTTCAGCGCCGCCTTCAATTCATTTTCCTGCTCTGCGGTCAGAGCATGGGCCGAGGTGACCTCGGCGGAGATTTCACCGCGGTGATTCGCAGCAATGACGCGGAAGGCCTTGATCATGCCCGGCAGGGCGAACAGGCGGCGGTTGCGCGCCACGACCTTCAGGAAATTGGCGAAGAAGCCGCTGATGCCGGCCCTCTCGCTAATGGCGATGATCGCCTTCAGCTGATCCTCGGCGGAGAAAACCGGGCTCGCGACGAAGCGCTTCAGTTCGGCGCTTTCATCCAGCATCGCCTGGAAACGGTCGAGATCGGCGGTTACGCTGTCGACGGCGCCCTGTTCGAGCGCCAACTCGAAAAGCGACGAGGCATAGCGCTCTGCAACACCAGAAGTAAGCTGGGACGTGTCTGCCACTGGCACAAATTTCCCTGATTTCAATCCAAAATCCGGCTCTCGGCGGGCGCCGAACCTATGATCTTGAATTCGTTTTGATTTCCCCCAGAAATCACAAGAGAAGCCTCTTGCTTCTTCCGAAATTCGGGGTCCGTCTAACATAGGATGTTCGGACTCGCAACACGCGTAACGTCCGAATACGCCTTTCACATGAATTTCTGTTCGCAAAATTGCGCAAAGGCTTGCGGACAGGCCGCGAAGGCGGCCCGCCGGCGGTGAAATTCACCTTTGAATGAAGCCGAAAACATAGAGCAGCGGCAGCGCAGCCAGCACGATCTGCACAACCAGAAGTAAATAGTTGACCAGATTGCTCCCCTTATCGGACAGGATCGATATAAGCCGGGCAAAAGTCGCGATGCTGAAGGAGGCGCCGAGCGCCATATAGATCCAGTCCTGCGCAAGCAGGATCGCCGAGAGCCCGAAACCGAGATAAAAGCCGCCCATGGAGCGCCCTTCGGCGAAGCCTTCCGGCCGCCCCTCCTGCACTTGGAGCCCAAGAAGACGGAAGGCATGACCCGGCGCAAACATCATGATGAAGCCAGCCAGCGCCGTAAAAGCGGCAGAGCAGAAAGCCAGCTGCTCGCCGAGCTCAGTCGGAAAATAAAACTCCATGCATCAGCCCCAAATCAGTCGTGAATCGCTGTTTTATGGCATGAGCCGAAAAAGGAAGAAATGGCGGCGAGGCCAGAAAACGAGGCAATCCAAAAGCAGGCTGGCCGTTAAACGAAGCTCTGCGGATCAATGTCGAGCTGCACCTGTACCGATCCGCGCTCCTTGGGTGATTGCGACAGCATTGCCCGCAGAAACCCCTGCATGTCGGAGTTACGTCGTCCGTGGACCAAAAGGCGGAAACGATGGCGGCCGCGCACCAGGGCAAGCGGCGCTTCCGCCGGGCCGAGCACTGAGATGCCGGAGACCTGGGGTGCTGCGTTGCGCATGCCGCGAGCATGATTCTCGGCGTCGTGGCGGGTTTCGGCCGAAACGATGATCGAGGCGAGCCGGCCAAAGGGCGGCAAAGCCGCGCGTTCGCGCTCCGTGATCTCGCGCTCATAAAAAGCATCGGAATCCCCGGAAACGATAGCCTGCATGACAGGATGCTGCGGCTGGTAGGTCTGCAGCAATCCATGGCTTTTGAGACCGGTGCGGCCGGCGCGGCCGGTCACCTGCGAC
This DNA window, taken from Rhizobium etli CFN 42, encodes the following:
- a CDS encoding ABC transporter substrate-binding protein, with protein sequence MPLLTRRQTILAAIATSLAGRAAFAQPAPAKVRIALDWTPNTNHIGIYVAKAKGFYTAAGLDVEILPFTDTSAGTLVSNGVADFGISSEIEALTQRAGGGDVKMVYGVVQTETARLIFKGGRDDIKSPRDLDGKTYGGFGGTWESALVSAMIRNDGGKGDVKTVTLGTSAYEALDNGSIDFTLEIYTWEGIAAELENRKISRFHYSDYGIPDEQTTVIVSSDAYLSASREHARAFIQATRQGYVYSIDHPDEACDLLISGSNGALMNTELVKASQKALIEGHFLRSEAGVIGTLDPAKADAIGGFLVENGILVDANGVVLKEKPDFSTYYTNELLG
- a CDS encoding sugar transferase, whose translation is MNAFTSKISSRFDSSQRQNKIRALVVANSNIRQPDSYSGVEGKAALRLAVKRLIDIVISASALLVLAPLFLAIALFIKLDDGGPVFFRQIRWGLNGRKITVFKFRSMHTDACDPSGIQQTVKGDRRVTGIGALLRRTNIDELPQLLNVLRGDMSLVGPRCHAINMRAAGRLYEELVPNYHHRHIMRPGITGLAQTRGWRGPTARPLQARARIACDIYYVRNFSLLLDLKILFKTLVIELRGGTGF
- a CDS encoding F0F1 ATP synthase subunit epsilon — its product is MADNFNFELVSPERLLLSEMVTEVVVPATEGEMTVMANHAPTMTTIKPGVVSVRSASGKKQDYVVFGGFADILPTGCTLLAESAVPVEELHKDELTRRIEAARKELEHAELHEHKSRLEHFIMELTHLRGIVQQD
- the atpD gene encoding F0F1 ATP synthase subunit beta is translated as MAEAATRSVGKVTQVIGAVVDVAFEGELPAILNALETDNNGNRLVLEVAQHLGENEVRTIAMDSSEGLVRGQQVIDTGAPISVPVGDETLGRIMNVIGEPVDEAGPLNTAHKRAIHQDAPAYVEQSTEAQILVTGIKVVDLLAPYAKGGKIGLFGGAGVGKTVLIMELINNVAKAHGGYSVFAGVGERTREGNDLYHEMIESGVNKHGGGEGSKAALVYGQMNEPPGARARVALTGLTVAEHFRDQGQDVLFFVDNIFRFTQAGSEVSALLGRIPSAVGYQPTLATDMGQMQERITTTTTGSITSVQAIYVPADDLTDPAPATSFAHLDATTVLSRSIAEKGIYPAVDPLDSTSRMLDPMVVGEEHYEVARKVQSTLQRYKALQDIIAILGMDELSEEDKLAVARARKIERFLSQPFFVAEVFTGSPGKLVALEDTIKGFKGLVNGEYDNLPEAAFYMVGSMDEAIEKAKKLAAA
- a CDS encoding F0F1 ATP synthase subunit gamma, yielding MPSLKDLKNRIASVKATQKITKAMKMVAAAKLRRAQEAAEAARPYSQRMGAVLANIAKAVTDADGAPALMTGSGQDKVHLLVVCTAERGLCGGFNSQIARFARDHIRKLLAEGKTVKIFTVGKKGYDILRREFAPLIIERKELREVKKIGFENADQIGKRVIEMFSAGEFDVCTLFYSEFKSVISQVPTAQQLIPAKAPEAVAEDAEHAGAVYEYEPDPASILGDLIPRNISVQIFRALLENVAGEMGAKMSAMDNATRNAGEMINKLTLSYNRQRQAQITKELIEIISGAEAL
- the atpA gene encoding F0F1 ATP synthase subunit alpha — protein: MDIRAAEISAILKDQIKNFGKEAEVSEVGQVLSVGDGIARVYGLDNVQAGEMVEFPGGIRGMALNLESDNVGVVIFGSDRDIKEGDTVKRTGAIVDVPVGPELLGRVVDALGNPIDGKGPINATRRSRVDVKAPGIIPRKSVHEPMSTGLKAIDALIPVGRGQRELVIGDRQTGKTAILLDAFLNQKAIHDNGPEGEKLYCVYVAVGQKRSTVAQFVKVLEERGALKYSIIIAATASDPAPMQFLAPFAGCAMGEYFRDNGMHALIGYDDLSKQAVSYRQMSLLLRRPPGREAYPGDVFYLHSRLLERAAKMNDDKGAGSLTALPVIETQGNDVSAFIPTNVISITDGQIFLETDLFYQGIRPAVNVGLSVSRVGSSAQIKAMKQVAGSIKGELAQYREMAAFAQFGSDLDAATQRLLNRGARLTELLKQPQFSPLKTEEQVAVIFAGVNGYLDKLPVAQVGKFEQGLLSYLRSEGSAILDAIRTEKAISDDTKGKLTAALDSFAKSFQ
- a CDS encoding F0F1 ATP synthase subunit delta, giving the protein MPVADTSQLTSGVAERYASSLFELALEQGAVDSVTADLDRFQAMLDESAELKRFVASPVFSAEDQLKAIIAISERAGISGFFANFLKVVARNRRLFALPGMIKAFRVIAANHRGEISAEVTSAHALTAEQENELKAALKGVTGKDVAIAVTVDPSILGGLIVKVGSRQIDTSLRTKLSTLKLALKEVG
- a CDS encoding AGROH133_08824 family phage infection protein translates to MEFYFPTELGEQLAFCSAAFTALAGFIMMFAPGHAFRLLGLQVQEGRPEGFAEGRSMGGFYLGFGLSAILLAQDWIYMALGASFSIATFARLISILSDKGSNLVNYLLLVVQIVLAALPLLYVFGFIQR